Sequence from the Mauremys reevesii isolate NIE-2019 linkage group 5, ASM1616193v1, whole genome shotgun sequence genome:
GGTTACCATGCAATGTTGAAACCTGAAGCAAATTTGCTAAAGATTCTAAGGAACTTAGTTTTCATTGCTCAGACAGGTGAAAATATTAGAGTTATTCTAATAAACTTATTTAATCTAATATTCCTATGACAAAATCATCGTCGTCACCAACAGTGTGATCTTAAAAGAGAataaaacacacatttaaaaaagcaGGCTCAAAATGTTTTAAGCCATTTTCTTCTTTAgaagaaactgcatttttttggtGTTGTCAAACTACATACAGTCATTGAAATGGTGAATGTTTTTGACCTATACAAGGTTTGTATGACAAACAGTACTGTATGACAGAGTAAGTACCTTCTTCATCTTCCCACTCTAGATCTAGTGAAGTGCTGTCCTCATTTCCACTTGTTGATTTTGTTTTGGTCATTAAGTCACAGCTGCTCTCCGTGTTTGGTGTCAGAATGGTAGCATCAGATGAAAGTCCTACATCAAGAAGGTGTTTTTAATTCACATACATATTTGGGTTCAAGATTTAATAGCCAAAACTATCACATATCCACAGCAACTTTTACTTAGAATCTAAGCACCTTGCAAACCAACTAAAATTAGCATCACTATTTGATGAATCACTTCCATCCACCAATTTAATGAAATGTATCCTCCTTTGGGAGAGCATATAGCAGCTTTTTAACAGTTCACATTAAACAATTAAGGTAGGATAGTGAAGAAAACTGTATCCAATTAAAATTACACGGGATTTAGACATAGAATGCAATTATCCAAGTTGGAATCTGGCCAGGGTTAACAAGGATTTCTAGAGTTCTACAGGATCCTTAATTACAAGCAGCCAGATACTCTTTTTACACTTCAGAGACTGCGCTTCCAACAATACAAAGCCCATTAATAAGATAATGGGGTTACTGGGTCAGAACTGATTCAAGGGTGAGAGTACCATATACAGCAATGGCtttcaaccttttctcatttGCAGAACCCTAAAAAATTTGGAGTGGAAATCTTAGATAGTCTGCGGACCCTCAGGAATCTACGGActgcaggttgaaaaccactgatataCAGGACCTTCTCCTGCAACTCCTAAGGTCTTCTCTGGATGTCTTTTGGGACACTGCCACTTCAGTGCTGGAAAACCCTGTATAGCTAGTAGAAGTCAGCCCGAGGAGCTCAGTTTGGGTGCTAGTTCAAAACTCGTTTTATTAGAACAAACAACTTTGAGTGCTGGATACAATAAAGGTACCTGTCTAAAGGGTATATGAAGTACATCTCCAGATGCCTCCACAGCTCAAAAATCCAAGAGAACAGAAGTTCCTATCTTGTCTTATACAGAAGTATAGAACCAAAAGTGGGAAAACAAGGAGATTTTTCTTCGGAGGAGGATATTCAAACACAATTTGCTCCACAGTTATTTAAAGAACATCTAATTTCAAAATGTATGTTGAAAATCACTTACTGCTACTTCGAAAAGCTTCATAGTGGAGCTTTATATTTCTCAAAGAACAATCAAACTCCTCCTCTGCCACTGAGCTGTAAAAACAACATTTTGCTTATTACATCCAGAGGTATCAGTGATCAAGCCTAGCATTTACGGTTTTCTAGCATATTTATAGGTTCACCATTTTAAAAAAGTCCATATGAATTAGCATCTTTAAATAGGTTCTCATCTCTCACTTTTCATGAGGATCTCACAGAGCATTGTACATGGCATCCTCTTGTTAACCTTAGGAAATCATGTCTGCTCAcaaggtttcagctaccatattTATGCAGATGACTTGCAAAATTACATTCCACTCCATATTTGTCTCCTTCCTTCCAATCCTACATCCCTGCTCTCTAACATCTCCTTTGATAACTTGCAGGTAACTTAACATGGACTTAACATGGAGTAAAACTGGACTCCCTGAACCTTCCTCCCAAATCCACTCCTCTTCCCTCATTCTCTGTCACCACTAACACCACCTTCATCTCGGGTCATCTCAGACCCATGACCTGGCAGTTTATCTTTGcctcctccctctctcatttACCCTATGCATCCAGTATCCAAATCCTCATCCTCATTTTCTTCCTCCATGGTATTTCAAAaatcccccctcctgcaccccatgcaCAGAGCTAAAACTAGTTCAGACCTTCTTCATCTCTCACTGTGATTACCACAACCATCTTCTGTCTGGTCTCCTTAACAAGTATATAATTCCTCTCTGATCCATTCAAAATGTGGCTGCTTGCCTCACTTTCTTTGCCCATTTGGCTCCCCATATTGTTTCTTTGATTCCCTCCACTGCCACCTCTCCCCATACTAGTGCTAATAAAAATCATGAGTTTATTTTCactaacaaaatgttttgtgacaGCAGAGAGCACAAAGCTCTGACACCATTCTATTACAGGTTTGATTAACTTACAGTTTATAATGCAGATTTGAATCATGAAAGACATCAGATAAAGGGATAACTCGGGTAACTCTAGACTGGAATAGCattttgcatgtattatttcagTAACTTCAGAGGATGGCAGTAGGAATGCAATATGGTGTGTAAGTATGATGATGACATGCAAGAATGGCTACTTTTTAGTGGCGAGGGGAAAACAGCATTTCAGAATAAAAATATCCCTTATTTGAAACAGCCAGATGGGGAAGATGGGAAAGAACACATCCTCAGTTATTGAAAACTCCCCCACTACTagtcattaattaaaaaaaaatagtattttgtttcacattgtgacgggttggatcacaggaacccccttgggagctgccaaccgatgtgccaagactactactgcccctgctttccctgccagcttaggacttcagcaccctgtcttgctgagccagacactcttgtctacctcaacaaagacccagagtctgaattacctgccccaaagcagcaggtttacctgaaaacagcacacagaagtgtgcttgtctttagcacccagatgcccaactcccaatggggtctaaacccaaataaatccgttttaccctgtataaagcttatgcagggtaaactcataagttgttcgccctctatagcactgatagagagagatgcacagctgtttgctcccccaggtattaatacatactctgagttaactaataagtaaaaagtgattttattaaatacagaaagtaggatttaagtggttccaagtagtaacagacagaacaaagtaagttaccaagcaaaataaaatgcgcaaatctatgtctaatcaaactagaTACAGAtaggatcctcaccagttccagaatgctcccttttacaggctaatctccttttagcctgggtccagcaatcactcacaccccttgtagttactgtcctttgttccagtttcctttaagtatcctgggtgggggggtggagaggctccttctttagccagctgaagaccacaTGGAAGGGTCTCCCAGGGATTTAAATacactctctcttgtgggtggagacccccctcctcaccctgtgtagaatccagtcacaaaatggagatttggaatcacatgggcaagtcacgtgcccatgcatgactcaggacttgcagggagcagccattacccacatgctaccttgaatgtcctcaagtagacttcttatgtggattggagtcttccaagctcttttgtctattaaatgcttcctgattgagcacattcctttcccaaggagtgaccaaatgttttaactaaggctacttagaaatcaagcaattatacagccaatgttcataactttgagcacacaaatggtgcctacatacaactaggatgaacataacctttacatagatctaTTACATGGCATATgcagcaaaaccctattccagttatatcatacatacatttatgggcacccccaccccataaagccttatggagtACACTGTCACACACATCTTACCTTTGATATTCTCCATTATTAGCTGCTGGTGCTCGCTGCATAATCCTCTGTAGTCTATGTGGCTACCAAACAAAGTGTAAATTGTCATATATCAGATAGTTTTCAAAAATCACTCTGAAGAAACGGGCTTAATACCCTTCCAATCAtagttaaaaatattaaaacaagtTTCAACCTCCTGGGATCGACTACCTCCCTGTGGCATGGCCTAAAAATATTATCCCAGTTCCCCCAATTCAGCTGGGAAAGAGACAGGACTTTGATTATATTAATACAGATTCTTAAGTAGGTGAAGTATTTGTcagataaaaataattttttttcttaatctcaGAGGATGAATATATTCTCTCCACGGCAGTACCAGTCCCTTCTAACTTGAAGGGCAAGAGTCTTCTTCATTTTAACCCATTTGGCACACAAGAAATGTGATCATGAGGTACCATCCTACTTGCAAGCATGAAAATAAGAGTGGTTATTCACCATAGCATCTTTCCATCTCAGTTATTCTTATCTCAGCATAGTACTTTCTAAAAGCAGTTGAGATATGACGAGTTGGATGTTTTGTTCTGTCCGTAGTACATGTTCAATAGAAAACATCTTTAATCTGACAAAGAAAATCTACTTTTAAAGAAGCAATTTTATTTCCTTACATTACCTCAGCACAAGGAATATTGCCAcatatatttctatttttatatatcataataaaatatttaatttgcaTAAATAAAAACTTTACTATTTGTTGGTTCCTTTAAATTCTGCAGTTTAAAGCCTTCTTTGTATCCTCATGTGtaaacagattaaaaatataATATACAACCTAGTAATAGGATTCCTTTTATGGCCTCAAGATGTATATCTTATGGGCAAAAGGTTTCACTCATTTAACAGTTTTTGGTTTTAAGATGACTAACATCTCCACCCCCACAATCCCAGAGAGAAAAAATTGGGGATAAAAATGTAAGGCCAGTCAGGTACCTGCTGGTCAGTTTCATAactgatttaattaaattaatcagTGTGACCTCACTTTGATTATACAGAAAGCTGAAATGAAATGAGCAAGTTTAATTTTTAGTAGCAAGAGCCCAGGTGTGTAGCAAATATATTTTCTCAGGCACATAAAGGAGAGAAAAAGGACAAAAGTGTGAGTAGTAAAACAAAAGATTAATTCAAGCACTTTAACATGGCTATAGTAGAGCTCTTTCTGAAGGGCTGAACGGGTCTAGTGAAAatttttatttaatacaaaaCTCCAATATGACAATGCCTTTTCTTAGCACAAAAGCATTTTCACCACTGTGGAGTATGTGGCAGGTAATGTATTAGCACAACTAGATTCTGAATGTAATAGGAACTGGGAAGTTATGGAGAAAGTGCATTTCTTATTGATACTTGGTGAATGAAAGAAGGTGGATAGGAGCAAGGAAAGATCACATATATTAAGCAAAGTTGGATGTTTGGTTTCTACTGTATGAAGTAGATCCATCTTTAAACTTGTTCTATAAATTAGAAGGTAAGTCCCAGGGTACGCAAGTATTTCAAAACTATTGTTTTGCTTTGCAGAACTTGATTATGTCACCTGTACTCACATTTAGTACCTTAACCTGCATTTCTATTGGAAACAAATGAACTAAACAAGATGTATTTAACAAACAACAGTGGTCAAATCAGGTTCATACGTTGTCATATTTCCAATGATTCACCTGTTTGTTGAATTAACAGATTGATGCCGGAGCCAAGCATGGAGTTTCAGGCAGACATAAGAGTTGGATTGTGAATTTTCTATTACTGAATTCTAGTTTATTTGGACCATGTCAGAACTTAAGCTCATATCCCTGAAATGTGCTTTTAAGATGGTTAAAACAAGATTAGAACTCTACTGTTTTCTTTTAATTGTATCCACATGACTATATTTttaactaaaaaacaaaaataagatttAGAGACTTTGTGAAGAGTAACTAATTTCCTCCCCATCTCCACTCCCTGTTGATTAATGTCATTCAACCTTTTTCAACAAGGTggcctgtttaaaaacaaaaacggTGCATTATAGATGTCCTAGGATCTGGGTAAGAAAGACCAGTTTTCAGAACAGGGCATTTGGTAGGGTTTCTCCCGAAGAACTTTTACAGTCATATGCATAAAACAAATTACTGATGATGACCTTAAAGAGACCAAAGacagaagaataaaaaaaagcaGAAGGTGAGAAAAACCCATTGAGAAAGAATAGAGAACacagtaatagcaaaaaaaaaaaaaaaaaaatgcagaatggAAAGGCATCTTGAAACTATCTGGGAACATTTGATACCGGAAGAAAACTAGATCTCATCTTTGCCCTACAGTGTCCCATGAACTGTGAGCTGGCCATGATCATCATGTCAGACTCTTGCTGGTAGCTCTGTTCATTTAGTGAACTACTGCATTAACTTCTCAATAAGAAAAGGCTGAATGGTAGTTAGTCCTAAAATGGGCTCTCACCTAATGTCTTGTTGACTACAGGGATTCATTTCTCACGAGTTTAACTTTCTTCAGTGGTCTACCCACCGGCTTTTAAAACTGTCTGTAATTAACATGTAAACTGTGTTTGGGAAGTTTTGTTCTCTTGGGCATACTGTAACAACTGTCACAAACAGCATTTAAATGGATGTTGAAAAAAGTCAGATGTACAGTTCTAAGTGTTCTTTTAAATTTGCAGACACTTCATATAATTAGACAATTTATACTTGTTATCTTTTAGTTAATGAATTGAGATGAAAAATGTATATACTAACAATTATGGGCTAAAATACAGTAGGATTTTTATTATTCATATAACCACACTTGCATGAAGAAGTCAAAGTATCACAGAAGACAGACCAGCAACTGTCTACTGGATAAAcagaaaacaacccccccccccttttttttttttaaagacatccaGGCTAAGTGTTATCAGCTGACTCCAATCTCAATAGCAACAGGCACTAGGCATTTAACACTACTACTATTCATAGGCACAGATGTTTTATGCAACACATGCGCTACTCTGCTACAAAAATACTTGATACTAGACTTCAGGGACTATGCATGAAAATAGACACTACTACAAACGAAGCTGCATCTCAGAAATTACTTCTGAGAAAATAAATGAAGCTATGATAGTCTGCGTACACAAAAATATAGAACAGAAGCTCTGATATGTATTGGGGtctttttcccctcacctccaagaGCTTTTTCTGCTTTGCTGCCCTGGCTGCTTCACGTTGTGCAGCATATAAAGCCTCTTCTTCTATTCTTAACTTCTCCTCTTGTAAGGCTAACTGTATATGAACAAAATAATAAGGGTTAACAAAAGCAGAACCTATCTATCTTCCTATGAATAAAAACATACGTTtactaaattaaaagaaaaagtcacccataaaaagacaaacaaaaagcaaactaCCAGAATGTATAGTCAGAAACCATTTTCTTGATCATCATTATATGCAAAGTATTGCAAGTCTGCTAGTTTCTTCTTTCAAATAACTAATGAAATTGAGTCAGATATATATTACCCTGTTAAAACAAAGACACCTACTGGGAAAATAGTGAGCTGTTTTAAATACATAAGGACGTATTACAGAGGACCATATATATTATAAAACTAGTTTTAAATATGAGATGAATTTGTATTGCATTTAAAGAGGTGTTCATCTGGAAGTGATCACTAATTTCCGTATCATATCCCATTAACAATTAATGGGATATGATGTTAAAAGCAGACATGATGAATTAggttctttcatttaaaaaattttttcGCCCCTCCCCACTAAATAAAATACATAGCAATTTTTTCCTTTCCAAAGGAAAAAGGCTGGCATATTTTCAATTTAAACAGCTCTCTATAGAGGACTATCTAtcttatttattatattttccaTTTAATTAAGCAATAAATGAATTAAGTGATCATCTTTCATACAAATTTAATTGCACAGCTACAGTACCTGGCCAACTAAAAATGCTGTTAACCGATAAATGCAAGAACAATGATTTGCCACAAATTAAAATTTGTTTTGCCTGTTTAGGCCATTATTTGTAATCATAAAATTATCCAAGTCATACAATCACCACAATTATCTACCTCTGACTGAAGTTTCATATCAAAAGCTCTCTGTTTTTCAGCAATGGAATCATAATGTCTCTCTCTCAGATCAGCAATTTCTTCCTCCGTCAGAGGtctgaagagagagaaaaaacagtgGCACTCTGGTACATGATTAGACAGACTTAGAACTAATAAGACAAGCCTAATAAATGGAAGCACACTAATGAGGGAAAGAAGGAAGCAGTTAATCTATAATTCTGAATTGTTCAGCCAGCCTTCTGATCTGAAGTTCTAACTTGATTGGCCCCTTAATCCAAACATAGGAGCAGGCTGAAAGTACAGTTCATATCTAAAACAAAGTTTAAAGTTACAGGGCTTACCTAAACGAACAGTTAATGCACAACAAattggggtgtaaatctacctaaTACTAGTATGCCATGCACTAACTGTCATGTGGACCCTGTTACTGTGCATTAAATCTTCCCTAGTGAAATGGAAGTAGATCAAAGTACACTCTAGGGAACTTTTAGAGTGTGGTCCACACAGACAGTTAATGTACAGCAAGGTAGATTTACACCCTAGCTTGTTGTGCATTACTATTTATCTCTACATACGCAGGAATATTCCCCATGAAAACACGTTATTAAAAGGCAATGTGATATTAAAGTCTATTTAAATGAAATCGCATTCCCCCAAAAAGGAATTCACCCTTTACAAAAATTATGCCCTTTTTAAGAGAAGGATAAAAGCCTCGAAATTAAGATTGAAAGATTCCAAATAATTTCTCAGTGCTGTATGACCTTTTACTCACGGCTGTCCCATCCTATTCAATTGTGTCTCCTTTTTCTAATCTCTAATAGAAATAAATTTTGGACATATTTTTGATTACATATTATTTAATATGTAGTAAAGATTTCAAAAGGAAAGTAGTCCCAGGGTAACTGAAGTTATATCAGAGCTCAAAATATTCTCTCAGATCAAAGTGTAGGAGGAGCAGAACAATGTGTTTATTAAAAGAACTGGAATGGAGGATCTGTTTCATGTTGATTATACAGTGTCCTAACTTTGTATTATGTAACAACTAAGCAACGAACACACAGTGTTTCACAGGGAGCAAGGCCCCACTCTTGAAGACAAGTTGTTGTGCCAACACGGTGCCCGTTGAAGTTGCAGAATCAAGTGATAACGTTGCAGGATACATTAAATGCTATAGCATGTTGGATATGAATTCATGGAATAGAAAGATTTTATAATTTTACTAATGTTATTGTAACATTTGTATATACTTTTGCAAATATTAGGGGACAAAGTTAAGATTGAGTGAGTGGTATAAGCCTGTAGTATTACAGAGCAGTGGAGAATTCACTGGAACCTTTTTCGTGTCCAGATTTCCCCCCACTACTAGCGGAATGTTTGTCAAACTATTTTTTGTGGGATGTTAgggggattttttaaattttttttaaactgacctaCAGTACAAAAACCAAAGCCACAAGCTTAAAAAGGCAAGATATTTAAGAAAGTCAGGTAAAGGAAATGCAGACAAAGCTTCTGCATTGTTTTATCTTTGTATGCCTAAATAAAGGCTACTTGTTTTTAACTTTGCACCAGTAGTTTAAATAGAGTAAATGTTTAATAAACTCAAACATCAGCAATCTTCCTGTATATTATACAGATCTACCTTCAATTAATTTAATAACATGCaattaagtttaaaaatatttttatgcatAATCACTGAAATATACTTTTAGAAAATATCTACAATGTGAACAAAGTTGAATACCTGTGAGGAAAACAAAAAGCCAAGTGCCATAGCCTTTTAAAGAAGCTGAAACCTTTATAATTTAGAAGGATACTTCAAGATATTTAAGATTTTTCTGTTCTAgactactgaaaaaaaattgttgctTTATACTGATTTATTTGAAGTCCTTCTATTGATTCAGATGCCAACCTGCTGAGAGATTTTTAGGGGTGTTTATGAAAAAAATTAAGGATGTTGCTTGAATCAGCCACTAGTGCCAAAGGTGTAAAGCTAAATACAGTTACGGGGAGGGGGTGTCGAGCCTAGCACTGTGAATGCTTGTGGTGAATTTTGGATTCACAGAAGTGATTGTTAGAGCAAtagggaccccccaccccacccagaaaCTGGGacctttccctctccccacctccagaACCAGTCCACTACCTctatcccttcctccccacctacATGAAACCAGGACCTCTCTACCACCCTCCTTATTGTATTCCTGGCCCCCACTCTTAAGCATGGAGAAGGGGAGGATCAGTCTTGGGAAAGCTACCTAAGGTCCTTAATTACCTTGGTCAGACCTGGGCCTGGACCTCCTTCCGGGGATGATCTTCCTCCATTGCATTCCCTCTCTGGCTTTTCCTCCCCGGCAGGCTGTGCAGTGAGGGTCTGATAGCAGGCAAACTCCGGTGACTGACTGCAGAGTCTGGGGTGCTAGATTCAATACTGAAGCCACAGGCTGCCATAACTGCACAGAGCACTCTAAAGGTACACTACTCAGggataaaagacccatggcacaGCTATGGCTGACCCAGGTCAGTTGATTTGGGCTTGCgggtctaaaaaaaaaaaattgctgtgtagatgtttgggctgggACCGGAGCCCCAGGTCTGGGACCCTCCATCCTTGCCCCTTCAGGATCACTGCGTCTTGTTTCCTATCATTCTCACCACACAGTCTATGCATGTGCCCCAAAGGCTGTGGAGAAGAACATCCCCCTGTGGTTGTGATGCTATTTGCTGTGTTAGTCAGATCCAAGTGGTTGTGAATGCCACATAAATGTAAGCTTTGCAAAACTAGTAGATTTAAGATGTGGGTTCATCAtttcagaaataaatataaaaatcagGTGGGTTACAAAAGATTATGGATTTACTGTTGACTAAACTccattaaaaagtattttaaactatattaaaataaattaccaCTACAAATATTAATATCTTGTAAGTGCACAGTTATCCACTGAAGTTGGGTAACTGTCTGGCATTAGAATTTTCAGGCAGCAGTTAAGTGAAAAGTCAGCATGAATTTTGCTGGTCATATGTAACTTGACTGACATGATGGAAGAGGACATaagctagtaaaaaaaaaagctcttgaAACAATGTCTTACCTATGACTGCTTCCTGGGCTTTCTCCCTGTTAAATTATAAATACAATCAATGTAATTAAGATAATCCATTATCTACATCTAAATGTACAAACTAACCAAtctacatttattaaaaaaaaacaccaaacttTCACAGACACAAGTTTTAAGATCAGAAGCAACACCCATATGTAATTAGAGATCCAACAGAATGAGCTACAAGCATCCTCTTTTTCCATCTTCACTTTTCTAAGTAACAGGCAGCTAGATAGAATGTGATAGAACGCTGGCACCCTGAGAAAGGAGGGTCTTTCTTGTATAGGTAGACCACAAGGCAGGTCCTCTCTTATGGTCTCCAGCTTGTTTTGGCCATTAAAGAGCCTGTGGGATCAGGCTTCTCCCCCCAACCCTCTTCTCCCTTGCACATGATAGCCAGCAACATGCTGGAACCACATGGAACATACAGAGCAGGCTGATGGGCCATTTGTTAAATAGCACAACTTATCACCACCCTTTGCTCTTTATCCAGGAGTAGAACCTGGGCAACTTTGGTACTGTCCATAGATGAAGAGAGCTCCATGGCTGCTGCTGAAAAACTTCAGATTCCTGAAGATCTCATGGTGAAGAAGATTCCACTCTTCCTAGTCTGTCCACTTAGCTAGTCTCCCCTTACATCACCCTTCTCCCAGATGTGAAGCACTCTTGCTGGAAAAAGGTGTTTTTCCGCTCATGTGAAAAATATATTAGGTTTCCTCTGAAGCGTTTTGGACCTAGGGACCTCCGTGTTTCTTGACATGACTTGCCAACATATTGTCCATCATTATCAGCATGTGCTTGTTTGGAAGTGAAGTTGTGAGGCCTATTTTGATCCTTTTGAATGGCTTGTCGCTTGATCCAATTTATGCACAAGCAGAGTGAGAGAACTGCATAAAACCTGAATTGGCATTCCCCCAGTGTGCTGCCCAGACAGGCAACTTTCATGTTTTCATATTCTGGTCTGGCTCGGATACAGTACCACTG
This genomic interval carries:
- the AP1AR gene encoding AP-1 complex-associated regulatory protein isoform X1: MGNCWAQGCCGLFLRREAGRIQRGGGSKYFRTCSTGEHFTIEFENLVESDEGESPGSSHRPLTEEEIADLRERHYDSIAEKQRAFDMKLQSELALQEEKLRIEEEALYAAQREAARAAKQKKLLEPHRLQRIMQRAPAANNGEYQSSVAEEEFDCSLRNIKLHYEAFRSSRLSSDATILTPNTESSCDLMTKTKSTSGNEDSTSLDLEWEDEEGMNRMIPIRERSKTEEDILRAALKFSSKKTGSNPTSASDDSNGLEWENDFVSAEMDDNGNSEYAGFVNPVIELSVSDINKLDADQQDR